The following proteins are encoded in a genomic region of Dyadobacter sp. UC 10:
- a CDS encoding arylsulfatase, with amino-acid sequence MKRRFKTGTCVSLYFFLLTWNTVLGQHSPTPAFEGKIGKTVETTTESAPKINPRAPAGAPNIVWIQIDDIGYGAISAFGGLIETPNIDRLAKQGLRYTNFHTTAFCAPTRAALLTGRNQHSVHFGFFASNSYNTPGYDGYLPFEKATVGEILRENGYNTFAVGKYHLTHPSDATQAGPFNRWPTGRGFDHYFGFAPEVAATDQWHPTLYRDTQREPEDPQGRHVTELLANEAIRYISGQKSAAPDKPFFLYFAPGAVHAPIQVSQEWINKYKGKFSAGWDKYKETVLKNQKALGVVPANIKPAPKNQGVKDWDALSGDEKRLFERYIEVYAAFVSHTDHEIGRIINHIEQIGQLDNTLVVVLVGDNGAEGAGREVGRFLANKPNETEQQTVARYVKNIDQLGTENSSVLYPDGWAAATNTPFRYYKSYGNFEGGTHDPLILFYPNKIKDKGGIRHQYSHVNDILPTTLELAGAKVPDVINGYKQEPIEGVSLGYSVDVANKNAAERHTVQYHEMTGSYAIYKDGWKASFPHDRSKRIPEREEKWHLYNLREDFNELNDLADKYPDKVKELAEVFDQEAWKYNVYPLKDKWEIANQSIYDGKTKITLYPESSFTSASAFRFGTSSYSISARAVIPSKGAEGVLLSFGNTLSGLSLYVKDKKLVFAYNSEGEVREVASDKPLPAGEITLKAEVIYGNDKKDKAVTLFINNEKAGILNLGTVATAASGYEGLEVGRDVGTTVTPAYKAPFTFTGELKDVVIEKL; translated from the coding sequence ATGAAAAGACGATTTAAAACTGGAACATGTGTTTCGTTGTACTTTTTTTTACTGACCTGGAACACGGTGCTGGGGCAGCATAGCCCTACACCAGCTTTTGAAGGGAAAATTGGCAAAACTGTTGAAACAACTACGGAATCGGCGCCGAAGATCAATCCCAGGGCACCAGCAGGCGCGCCGAACATTGTATGGATCCAGATTGATGACATTGGTTACGGGGCGATTTCCGCGTTTGGCGGGCTGATCGAGACGCCCAACATTGACCGGCTTGCCAAGCAAGGCTTGCGCTATACCAATTTCCATACTACTGCATTCTGCGCGCCCACCCGCGCCGCGTTGCTGACGGGAAGAAACCAGCATTCTGTCCATTTCGGGTTTTTTGCCAGCAATTCCTATAACACGCCCGGGTACGACGGTTACCTTCCTTTTGAAAAAGCTACGGTCGGAGAAATTTTGAGGGAAAATGGCTATAATACCTTCGCAGTCGGTAAATACCATCTTACACATCCGTCCGACGCCACACAGGCGGGGCCTTTTAACCGTTGGCCGACCGGTAGGGGTTTTGATCATTATTTCGGATTTGCGCCCGAGGTAGCTGCGACAGACCAATGGCACCCGACCTTATACCGCGATACGCAGCGCGAACCTGAGGATCCACAAGGCAGGCACGTAACTGAGCTGCTCGCCAATGAGGCCATCCGCTACATTTCCGGTCAGAAGTCCGCGGCTCCTGATAAGCCTTTCTTCCTCTACTTCGCGCCTGGTGCAGTACACGCGCCAATTCAGGTCAGTCAGGAATGGATTAACAAATACAAAGGTAAATTCAGCGCAGGCTGGGATAAATACAAGGAGACGGTATTGAAAAACCAAAAAGCGCTCGGTGTAGTCCCGGCGAACATCAAACCGGCTCCCAAAAACCAGGGTGTGAAAGATTGGGATGCACTTTCGGGGGATGAAAAGAGGCTTTTTGAAAGGTACATTGAAGTTTATGCTGCTTTTGTTTCACATACGGATCACGAGATCGGGCGCATTATCAACCATATCGAGCAGATAGGTCAGCTGGATAATACATTGGTAGTGGTGCTGGTTGGGGACAACGGGGCAGAGGGTGCCGGGCGCGAGGTCGGACGATTTTTGGCCAATAAACCAAATGAAACAGAGCAACAAACCGTAGCCAGATATGTTAAAAATATCGACCAGCTGGGTACAGAAAATTCATCCGTTCTTTACCCGGATGGCTGGGCGGCGGCTACGAACACGCCTTTCCGTTATTATAAAAGTTACGGGAACTTCGAGGGGGGGACGCACGATCCGCTGATCCTTTTTTATCCCAATAAGATCAAGGACAAGGGCGGTATCCGCCACCAGTATTCGCACGTAAATGATATCCTTCCGACTACGCTCGAACTGGCCGGAGCAAAGGTGCCGGACGTGATCAACGGGTACAAGCAGGAGCCGATCGAAGGGGTGAGTCTGGGGTATTCAGTGGATGTTGCCAACAAAAATGCGGCCGAGCGTCACACGGTGCAGTACCACGAAATGACAGGATCTTATGCGATTTACAAAGACGGCTGGAAAGCATCTTTCCCGCACGACCGCTCCAAAAGGATCCCTGAAAGAGAAGAAAAGTGGCATTTGTATAACCTCAGAGAAGATTTCAATGAGCTGAACGATCTGGCAGACAAGTATCCGGACAAGGTGAAAGAGCTGGCGGAGGTATTTGATCAGGAAGCCTGGAAATACAATGTATATCCGTTGAAAGACAAGTGGGAAATCGCCAACCAAAGTATTTATGATGGAAAAACGAAGATAACCCTGTACCCCGAATCAAGTTTTACCAGTGCGTCGGCATTCCGGTTTGGCACTTCATCTTACTCCATTTCTGCGCGGGCCGTTATTCCTTCAAAAGGTGCAGAAGGTGTGCTATTATCGTTTGGGAATACATTGTCGGGACTGAGCTTGTATGTAAAAGACAAGAAGTTGGTTTTTGCATATAATTCAGAAGGAGAAGTGCGTGAAGTAGCATCGGACAAGCCGTTGCCGGCAGGTGAAATCACCTTGAAGGCAGAGGTTATATACGGCAACGACAAAAAAGACAAGGCCGTTACTTTGTTTATCAATAACGAAAAGGCTGGAATATTGAACCTGGGTACAGTGGCCACAGCTGCCAGCGGTTATGAAGGTTTGGAAGTTGGCAGGGACGTCGGTACAACCGTGACACCCGCTTATAAGGCACCTTTCACCTTCACTGGTGAATTGAAAGATGTGGTGATCGAAAAGTTGTAA
- a CDS encoding Crp/Fnr family transcriptional regulator, producing the protein MNEVNEYAKLRSAIEGLVDLSDQEWNALKSAFTIRVVRSKTIITREGDIANELYFVCSGLARLFYHTKDSDQITAFIFSENMFASCLESFINQQPSIQTLETLEDCTLLVLSKENLETLYAQLPKSHVIMRKVMEARFISAQQLLSSYILASPQERYGLFAVRYPELVQRVPQYILASFLGITPVSLSRIRKRIARPD; encoded by the coding sequence ATGAACGAGGTAAATGAATACGCTAAGCTAAGATCCGCTATTGAAGGTCTGGTCGATCTTTCCGATCAGGAATGGAATGCATTGAAGAGTGCCTTTACAATCCGAGTTGTCAGAAGCAAAACAATCATTACCAGGGAAGGGGATATTGCAAATGAATTATACTTTGTTTGTTCAGGTTTGGCCCGGCTCTTCTATCACACAAAAGATAGTGATCAGATTACTGCTTTTATATTCAGCGAAAATATGTTCGCCAGTTGTCTTGAAAGCTTCATCAACCAGCAGCCCAGCATCCAGACCCTGGAAACGCTGGAAGACTGCACATTGCTGGTGCTCAGCAAAGAAAACCTGGAAACCCTATATGCGCAGCTTCCCAAAAGCCATGTCATCATGCGCAAAGTAATGGAAGCACGGTTTATTTCCGCACAGCAGCTTTTGTCGTCTTATATTCTGGCTAGCCCCCAGGAGCGCTATGGGCTTTTTGCAGTGCGTTACCCCGAACTGGTCCAGCGCGTGCCGCAATATATTTTGGCATCCTTCCTCGGTATCACGCCTGTTTCGCTTAGCCGTATCCGTAAGCGGATTGCCCGTCCAGATTGA
- a CDS encoding FAD-dependent oxidoreductase, translating into MQKWIGTLLLLAVAWAGYGQEKFDVVIYGGTAAGYASAIQVARLGKTVALLEPSAHIGGNVVEGLGGADIDNHKEFRNSPAVSGIALEFYRRVADVYGRREAFEKMLSEKRKDPGLWRMESKVAEKVIADWLAEHKVPVFKNTALAESADAVKKINAKITQIRSVDGRTFSAAVFIDATIEGDLLAAAGISTVVGRESNSTYGETLNGIRGETTHAQFSVRVDPYRIPGDAKSGLIPTIQDEPLGKPGEGDDHLQAFCFRVCLTKNQNNRLPFYKPEGYQRSEYEIYIRYLKAGGKLYTPHANLPNEKTDLGAWHDLSHNLYGMNKAYPLGSYTKRKDILDYHATFTKGLFYFLSTDPEVATLAPQLQQEWARWGYAKDEFPDNNHFPRMFYVRDARRMVSDYVVTQHHVKRKNPTPVEDPVCIAYWPTDVHSVRRIVRDGAAYNEGFVFGGDYWRPLPVSYRSMVPKKAECINLITPTCISSSHIAYGAVRIEWTFMLLGQAAGVAAALSIDQKLPVQNLKYQLLSNQLKQFKVVLDHRQVGAPE; encoded by the coding sequence ATGCAAAAATGGATCGGAACGCTCCTGCTGCTGGCTGTGGCATGGGCAGGTTATGGACAAGAAAAGTTCGACGTGGTCATTTATGGTGGCACGGCAGCAGGATATGCATCGGCCATTCAGGTCGCGCGACTGGGTAAAACGGTCGCGCTGCTTGAACCTTCGGCTCACATCGGCGGGAATGTGGTGGAAGGTTTGGGCGGGGCGGATATTGATAACCACAAGGAATTCCGGAACAGTCCGGCGGTGAGCGGCATTGCGCTGGAATTTTACAGGCGCGTGGCCGATGTGTACGGACGCAGGGAAGCTTTTGAAAAAATGCTTTCGGAAAAACGCAAAGATCCCGGCCTTTGGAGAATGGAATCGAAAGTAGCCGAAAAGGTGATCGCCGACTGGCTGGCCGAGCACAAAGTCCCCGTTTTTAAAAATACAGCACTGGCGGAATCTGCGGACGCTGTAAAAAAAATCAACGCTAAGATTACCCAAATAAGGTCGGTCGACGGCCGGACTTTTTCGGCGGCTGTTTTTATAGATGCAACCATAGAGGGCGATCTGCTGGCGGCAGCGGGCATCAGCACAGTTGTCGGCCGGGAGTCGAACAGCACTTACGGAGAGACGCTGAATGGTATACGCGGCGAAACGACGCATGCACAATTCAGTGTAAGGGTAGATCCTTACCGCATTCCCGGTGACGCGAAAAGCGGCCTGATCCCGACCATTCAGGACGAGCCGCTGGGCAAGCCGGGCGAAGGCGATGATCATTTGCAGGCATTTTGTTTTCGGGTTTGTCTGACCAAAAATCAAAACAACCGTCTGCCTTTTTACAAGCCGGAAGGCTACCAACGTAGTGAATACGAGATTTATATTCGCTATCTCAAAGCCGGCGGCAAACTGTACACGCCCCATGCAAATCTGCCCAACGAAAAAACCGACCTCGGCGCCTGGCACGATCTCTCGCACAATTTGTACGGCATGAACAAAGCTTATCCGCTGGGCAGTTATACCAAACGAAAAGACATCCTTGACTACCACGCGACGTTCACAAAGGGACTTTTCTACTTTCTTTCCACCGACCCGGAAGTGGCAACGCTCGCGCCGCAGTTGCAGCAGGAATGGGCCAGATGGGGTTATGCCAAAGACGAATTCCCCGATAACAACCATTTCCCGCGTATGTTCTACGTGCGTGATGCACGTCGCATGGTTTCTGACTATGTGGTTACCCAACACCACGTAAAACGCAAAAATCCGACGCCGGTTGAAGACCCCGTTTGCATTGCCTACTGGCCCACGGACGTGCACAGTGTGCGCCGCATTGTGCGCGATGGAGCGGCCTATAACGAGGGGTTTGTTTTCGGAGGAGATTACTGGCGGCCGCTGCCGGTATCGTACCGCTCAATGGTTCCCAAAAAGGCTGAATGCATAAATCTGATCACACCGACCTGCATTTCGTCCAGCCACATTGCCTACGGTGCGGTCCGCATTGAATGGACATTCATGCTGCTGGGCCAGGCGGCAGGTGTAGCAGCCGCCCTTAGCATTGACCAAAAACTTCCTGTTCAGAATTTAAAATATCAATTATTATCAAATCAATTAAAACAATTTAAAGTAGTCCTTGATCACAGACAGGTTGGCGCCCCGGAATGA
- a CDS encoding FAD-dependent oxidoreductase, with translation MKHLLILVFALLSWTGMAQEKYDVIVYGGTPGGVIAAAAAGREGAKVLLIEQTNHVGGLNTSGIGTAESEHMIEETISGLPLEFYQRMSKFYGKDKVEFYFESHVAEKTFNDLLSEAGVKVLYGGFVQKVNKKGNAIQSIKLTDGKDFTAKVFLDCTYEGDLMSRSGVSYTWGRESKQQYGESYAGVRFMDEPIEASPYDDSGKLLPGFVERSTLTEGQADKRVMNYNFRVVMSTLDNRVPFPKPEQYNPDRFVLLKRLLKNKPETKFRDLIDLYKWNYPTGKFETNNKQKSVISLGHFGGNVDYPDADYAAQKAIYEDHKNWTLGFLYFLANDPSVPKALHDEVNQYGLTADEFKDNGHFPYYLYVREARRMKGALIQTQKDILETRAKPDAIALGSHWIDSHHVQRVAVSKTHFVNEGRIWHTTAAPYEFSYRTLTPKASECTNLLVPVCLSVSHVAFCSARVESTWMQLGNSAGIAAAMAAKQQKTVQAIDVKALQARLKEKGVIISIDAQVWNDKETRKK, from the coding sequence ATGAAACATTTACTGATACTTGTTTTTGCATTGCTATCATGGACGGGCATGGCCCAGGAGAAATACGACGTGATCGTGTACGGAGGCACGCCGGGGGGCGTAATTGCTGCTGCGGCGGCCGGGCGAGAAGGAGCGAAAGTGCTGCTGATCGAGCAGACGAACCATGTGGGCGGGCTCAATACGAGCGGGATAGGCACCGCCGAATCGGAGCATATGATCGAGGAAACCATTTCAGGGCTGCCCCTGGAATTTTACCAGAGAATGTCGAAGTTTTATGGAAAGGACAAGGTCGAGTTTTACTTCGAGTCACACGTAGCCGAGAAGACTTTCAATGACCTGCTTTCGGAGGCGGGCGTGAAGGTTTTGTATGGAGGTTTTGTTCAAAAAGTCAATAAAAAAGGAAATGCGATCCAGTCGATCAAACTCACAGACGGTAAAGATTTTACTGCAAAAGTTTTCCTCGATTGTACTTACGAAGGTGATTTAATGTCCCGCTCGGGGGTTTCGTACACCTGGGGCCGCGAAAGCAAACAGCAATATGGCGAATCTTACGCGGGCGTCAGGTTTATGGACGAGCCCATTGAAGCGTCGCCTTACGATGATTCCGGAAAATTGCTGCCCGGTTTTGTCGAGCGCAGCACATTGACCGAAGGCCAGGCCGACAAACGTGTGATGAATTACAATTTCCGCGTAGTGATGTCGACGCTGGATAATCGTGTCCCCTTTCCCAAGCCGGAGCAATACAATCCGGACCGTTTTGTTTTGTTGAAACGCCTTTTGAAAAACAAACCTGAAACCAAATTCCGCGACCTGATCGACCTGTACAAATGGAATTACCCGACGGGAAAATTTGAAACCAACAACAAACAAAAATCGGTGATCTCGCTGGGGCATTTCGGGGGCAATGTCGATTATCCCGATGCGGATTATGCCGCACAAAAGGCTATTTATGAAGATCACAAAAACTGGACATTAGGTTTTCTATATTTTCTGGCCAATGACCCTTCGGTGCCCAAAGCCCTGCACGATGAGGTGAACCAGTACGGACTCACCGCGGACGAATTCAAGGATAACGGGCATTTCCCCTACTATCTCTACGTCCGTGAGGCGCGCAGGATGAAAGGAGCATTGATCCAGACCCAGAAGGACATTCTCGAAACACGCGCGAAACCAGACGCGATCGCCCTGGGCTCACACTGGATCGACAGCCACCATGTACAGCGCGTGGCGGTTTCCAAAACCCATTTTGTGAACGAGGGCCGCATCTGGCATACGACGGCGGCACCTTACGAATTTTCATATCGGACACTCACGCCGAAAGCTTCTGAATGCACCAACCTTCTCGTGCCGGTTTGTCTGTCGGTCTCGCATGTAGCCTTTTGTTCGGCACGGGTAGAATCGACCTGGATGCAGCTTGGAAACAGTGCGGGCATTGCCGCGGCGATGGCTGCGAAACAACAAAAAACCGTACAGGCGATCGACGTGAAGGCATTGCAGGCGCGGCTCAAAGAAAAAGGCGTGATCATCAGCATCGACGCCCAGGTGTGGAACGACAAGGAAACCCGTAAAAAATAG
- a CDS encoding RagB/SusD family nutrient uptake outer membrane protein produces the protein MKIKNYLILTVMLMLSVSCEDNLKEEPLSFLEESNSFNSPADATSALNAVYDRLKGIYGMTMIDLADLNSDECEVREDNGGGNEIHKNLFNSGTRLFDTFYTNSYTLIDRANRVIANVPGIAMDTKLRDQIVGEAKFLRALAYFNLVQAFGDIPLVTVVSNDVVNVEMPRDPVEKVYQQIVADLLDAEKVLPAKYTLATETGRATVGAAKSVLAKVYLTRKDWANAAAKAKEVIDAATYSLVPDYRDVFLPEKENGPEHIFSVQYSCVLPTYGSGMAESFAIYFSYPINLTGGSYQVIPAHVASYQPGDYRKTVTVIEEKTIANGTVVKSRTGPHMDKYWDPLACGAGRARNNFIVMRYADVLLMYAEALNEAGTATAEAYAAINQIRARARNGGAATVLPDLKNLTQAQFRESVYQERSWELCFEGHRRWDLLRTGRYIPQMQKIGVTAEERHLLYPIPVQEIDVNPALEQNPGY, from the coding sequence ATGAAAATAAAAAACTACCTGATACTGACCGTGATGCTCATGCTGTCGGTATCCTGCGAAGACAATCTGAAAGAAGAGCCTCTGAGCTTTCTGGAAGAATCCAATTCATTTAATTCCCCCGCCGATGCGACCTCCGCGTTGAATGCGGTCTACGACCGGCTGAAAGGCATTTACGGCATGACGATGATCGATCTGGCCGACCTGAACAGCGACGAATGCGAAGTGCGCGAGGACAATGGAGGCGGAAATGAAATCCATAAAAACCTTTTTAACAGCGGCACGCGCCTTTTCGACACTTTTTATACCAACAGCTACACGCTCATCGACCGGGCAAACCGCGTGATCGCCAATGTGCCCGGCATTGCCATGGATACCAAGCTGCGCGACCAGATCGTGGGCGAAGCCAAGTTCCTGCGTGCACTGGCGTATTTTAATCTGGTGCAGGCATTCGGCGACATTCCGCTGGTGACGGTGGTAAGCAATGATGTGGTGAATGTGGAAATGCCCCGCGACCCGGTGGAAAAGGTTTATCAGCAAATCGTAGCCGACCTGCTCGATGCCGAAAAAGTATTGCCTGCGAAATACACGCTGGCGACGGAAACCGGACGTGCGACCGTCGGTGCTGCGAAAAGCGTGCTGGCGAAAGTATACCTGACCCGCAAGGATTGGGCGAATGCGGCGGCCAAAGCGAAAGAGGTGATCGACGCGGCGACATACAGTCTGGTCCCAGATTACCGCGACGTATTTCTTCCTGAAAAAGAAAACGGTCCCGAGCACATTTTTTCGGTGCAGTACAGCTGTGTGCTGCCGACATACGGAAGCGGCATGGCGGAGAGCTTTGCGATCTATTTCAGCTACCCGATCAACCTGACGGGCGGCAGTTACCAGGTGATACCTGCACACGTGGCATCCTATCAACCAGGCGATTACCGCAAAACGGTGACGGTGATCGAAGAGAAAACGATCGCCAACGGGACGGTTGTCAAGTCGCGCACAGGCCCGCATATGGACAAATACTGGGACCCGCTGGCCTGCGGAGCCGGCCGCGCGAGAAACAACTTTATCGTAATGCGCTACGCCGATGTGCTGCTGATGTACGCGGAAGCATTGAACGAAGCAGGTACCGCAACGGCGGAAGCCTACGCGGCTATCAACCAGATAAGAGCCCGCGCCAGAAATGGCGGCGCGGCCACTGTTTTGCCCGACCTTAAAAACCTCACCCAGGCTCAATTCCGCGAAAGCGTGTACCAGGAACGCAGCTGGGAACTGTGTTTCGAAGGTCACCGCCGCTGGGACTTGCTGCGAACTGGTCGTTACATTCCGCAGATGCAGAAAATAGGCGTGACAGCGGAAGAGCGGCACTTGCTCTACCCGATTCCCGTACAGGAAATCGACGTAAATCCCGCATTGGAACAAAATCCTGGTTACTGA
- a CDS encoding TonB-dependent receptor has protein sequence MKIIDAIPLWVVKTMRWTFLQCCIAAIIANISLAADVRAQELLNRKVSVSVVNQQIFSVLQSIEKSADVKFSYSPNLIQASRKVSLQFSNEKLSVVLDKLLKPYNLQYEIVGRQIILRRNLPDVPEQVPVKEKAEEKSALKVSGTVSDQSGVGLPGVNVLVKGTQTGAITDENGRYSFDIPDAGATLVFSFVGYISQEIVVGTQTSVDVILKQDDKLLSEVVVVGYGVVKKRDLTGSVASIGSTELKEQPVSSFNQALQGRVPGVQVTNSSNAPGGGITIRVRGGNSISASNDPLYVIDGFPMTNPDPASGAGNSTSYPNPLAAINPNDIESIEILKDASATAIYGSRGANGVVLVTTKRGKEGQATVDFDAFYGVQQVTQMLDMATAAEHTASKNEQLRNLNFAERYGDPKGAYPKKPADYGAGTNWQKEIFRSAPMQSYQLSVSGGTEKIRYLVSGNYFSQNGIVITSGFKRYTTRVNLDARVSKRVKMGTNFTISRSNNNSVNETGSLSLVGLALRASPASPIFDANGNYQLLNVGPGSGFSSVANPVAVARTSTNTLLTDRILGSVFTDITLAEGLTARVSLGADILNTRRNIFYTPQTLIGNTQNGYGSNGSSNNLNLLNENVLTYSRSRGAHAFDVVAGVTFQSNREERAYAEAQDFPSYSLGANNIGMGNKPLPPRSDLREWGLNSYLGRVNYRFSDKYLFTLTGRIDGSSRFGTNNKYGFFPSGAFAWRVSDEAFMKSVKAVSDLKFRVSYGVTGNDGIGLYNSLSQYTTSRGVFGDQEVLINQASRIANPDLRWEKTAQFDVGFDLGILNNRILLTADYYIKTTSDLLLQVQLPATTGFAEVTRNIGSLVNKGFEVGINTVNLDGNFKWRTNANLSLNRNRVLKLNNADQIFTGNSIVKVGESVGSFYGNVFDGIWQNAEEIKAAGNLARAGDLPGAIRYKDVNGDGVFNEASDRQILGNGLPKFIFGMTNNFTFKGFDLSIFIQGVQGNKILNETRKSMEQSDPSDNLLRTVIEGAWRADRPSNTLPSIRQWRSTGTDSFYIEDGSFVRLKNISLGYVIPFKPGWIKRVRAYVSGQNLVTLTKYRGFDPEVNSNFSSNVQYGLDSYAYPAARVYTVGASLSF, from the coding sequence ATGAAAATAATTGACGCTATCCCTCTGTGGGTAGTCAAAACCATGCGATGGACATTTCTACAATGCTGTATAGCAGCCATCATTGCCAATATCTCCTTAGCGGCCGACGTGCGTGCGCAGGAATTGCTTAACCGCAAAGTATCTGTCAGCGTCGTCAACCAGCAGATCTTTTCCGTACTTCAATCAATTGAAAAAAGCGCGGATGTCAAATTTTCTTATAGCCCGAACCTGATCCAGGCTTCCCGTAAAGTTTCCCTGCAATTTTCCAATGAAAAGCTTTCGGTTGTCCTGGACAAACTCTTGAAGCCCTATAACCTGCAATACGAGATCGTAGGCCGGCAGATCATCCTGAGACGAAACCTGCCGGATGTGCCCGAACAAGTCCCGGTGAAGGAAAAAGCGGAGGAAAAATCAGCCCTGAAAGTATCGGGAACCGTTTCCGATCAGTCGGGTGTGGGACTGCCGGGCGTGAATGTGCTCGTCAAAGGCACGCAAACCGGCGCGATCACAGACGAAAACGGCAGATACAGCTTTGACATTCCGGATGCAGGCGCAACCCTCGTTTTTTCCTTTGTCGGTTATATCTCCCAGGAAATCGTGGTCGGCACGCAGACGAGCGTTGATGTGATTTTAAAACAAGACGATAAGCTGCTGAGCGAGGTAGTGGTGGTGGGTTATGGTGTGGTCAAAAAACGCGACCTGACCGGGTCGGTGGCCTCCATCGGTTCCACGGAGCTGAAAGAACAGCCCGTCAGCTCTTTCAACCAGGCGTTACAAGGCCGGGTGCCCGGTGTGCAGGTGACCAATTCGTCCAATGCGCCCGGGGGCGGCATTACGATCCGTGTGCGCGGCGGAAACTCTATTTCGGCCAGCAACGATCCGCTTTATGTGATCGACGGATTTCCGATGACCAACCCGGACCCAGCCAGCGGCGCAGGCAACTCGACCTCCTACCCTAACCCGCTCGCGGCCATTAACCCCAACGACATCGAGTCTATCGAAATCCTGAAAGACGCGTCGGCCACGGCCATCTACGGTTCCAGAGGTGCGAATGGCGTGGTGCTCGTTACAACAAAACGTGGCAAGGAAGGCCAGGCAACGGTCGATTTCGACGCATTTTACGGCGTGCAGCAGGTGACCCAGATGCTGGATATGGCCACTGCCGCCGAGCATACTGCCTCGAAAAACGAGCAATTGCGCAACCTGAATTTCGCCGAACGCTACGGCGATCCGAAGGGGGCTTACCCGAAGAAACCAGCGGATTATGGCGCAGGCACCAACTGGCAAAAGGAGATTTTCCGCAGCGCGCCCATGCAAAGTTACCAGCTATCAGTGTCGGGCGGCACGGAGAAGATCCGCTATCTGGTTAGCGGCAACTATTTCAGCCAGAACGGGATCGTGATCACTTCCGGTTTCAAGCGTTACACGACGCGCGTCAACCTGGATGCGAGGGTTAGCAAGCGTGTGAAGATGGGGACGAACTTTACGATCAGTCGCAGTAATAATAACAGTGTTAATGAAACCGGGTCGCTTAGTCTCGTCGGGCTTGCGCTGCGTGCCTCACCGGCCAGCCCCATCTTCGATGCGAATGGAAACTACCAGTTGCTGAACGTCGGTCCCGGCTCGGGATTCAGTTCGGTAGCCAACCCTGTAGCCGTCGCGCGGACTTCCACCAACACCCTTTTGACCGATCGTATATTGGGTAGCGTTTTCACGGATATCACCCTGGCGGAAGGTTTGACTGCCCGCGTAAGTCTGGGTGCAGACATCCTTAACACGCGGCGCAACATTTTTTACACCCCGCAAACATTGATCGGCAACACGCAGAATGGCTACGGCAGTAATGGCTCGTCCAACAACCTGAACCTGCTCAACGAAAACGTGCTGACCTACTCGCGCTCACGCGGGGCACATGCATTCGACGTGGTGGCCGGGGTGACATTCCAGAGCAACCGCGAAGAGCGGGCCTATGCCGAGGCGCAGGATTTTCCCAGCTATTCGCTCGGTGCGAATAATATCGGAATGGGCAACAAGCCACTGCCGCCCCGCAGCGATCTCAGGGAATGGGGCCTGAATTCGTATCTGGGACGCGTGAATTACCGGTTTTCGGATAAATACCTGTTTACACTCACCGGCCGGATCGACGGTTCCTCGCGCTTTGGGACCAACAACAAATACGGCTTTTTCCCCTCCGGTGCATTTGCCTGGCGTGTTTCCGACGAGGCTTTTATGAAAAGCGTGAAAGCGGTGAGCGACCTGAAATTCCGCGTGAGTTACGGCGTGACGGGAAACGATGGGATTGGTTTGTATAACTCTTTGTCGCAATACACCACTTCTCGCGGCGTGTTCGGCGATCAAGAAGTGCTGATCAATCAGGCTTCCCGCATTGCCAACCCTGATTTGCGCTGGGAAAAAACGGCCCAGTTTGATGTTGGTTTTGACCTGGGAATACTTAATAACCGCATTTTACTCACCGCCGATTATTATATCAAAACCACGAGCGACCTGCTTCTTCAGGTGCAGCTTCCGGCCACCACGGGATTTGCGGAGGTTACCAGAAACATTGGTAGTCTGGTCAACAAAGGGTTTGAAGTGGGGATTAACACGGTAAACCTCGACGGCAACTTCAAATGGAGAACCAACGCCAACCTTTCACTGAACCGCAACAGGGTGTTAAAGCTCAATAATGCAGACCAGATTTTCACAGGTAACTCCATCGTCAAAGTGGGCGAATCGGTAGGGTCTTTTTACGGAAATGTTTTCGACGGGATCTGGCAAAATGCAGAGGAGATCAAAGCGGCGGGAAACCTGGCCCGGGCCGGTGATCTGCCGGGTGCGATCCGTTACAAAGATGTCAATGGTGACGGGGTTTTTAATGAAGCCAGCGACCGACAGATCCTCGGCAATGGCCTTCCTAAATTCATTTTCGGTATGACCAACAATTTTACATTCAAGGGCTTCGATCTGTCCATTTTTATCCAGGGCGTGCAGGGGAACAAAATCCTGAACGAAACGCGCAAATCCATGGAGCAGTCGGACCCGAGCGACAACCTCCTGCGGACGGTGATCGAAGGCGCCTGGCGTGCCGACCGGCCTTCCAACACATTGCCCTCGATCCGGCAGTGGCGGAGCACAGGCACCGATTCATTTTACATCGAAGACGGCTCTTTCGTGCGGCTTAAAAATATTTCACTCGGCTACGTGATCCCTTTCAAACCGGGCTGGATCAAAAGGGTGCGCGCTTATGTGAGCGGCCAAAACCTGGTGACCCTGACCAAATACAGGGGTTTTGATCCGGAGGTCAATTCCAATTTCAGCAGCAATGTGCAATATGGTCTCGACAGCTATGCTTACCCGGCGGCGCGTGTTTACACAGTAGGCGCTTCGCTGTCATTCTAA